From one Trifolium pratense cultivar HEN17-A07 linkage group LG1, ARS_RC_1.1, whole genome shotgun sequence genomic stretch:
- the LOC123902319 gene encoding nucleolin 2-like isoform X3: protein MANESESEVCDNAIPPPKICKRECEDEDQEDVITKKQKRDEVVEVVVKQENEEEINPDQEDVITKKQKRDEVVEVVVKQENEEEINPDQEDVITKKQKRDEVVEVVVKQENEEEINPDQEDVITKKQKRDEVVEVVVNQENEEEINPDQEDVITKKQKRDEVVEVVAKQENEEEINPDQEDVITKKQKRDEVVTKQENEEEINPDQEDVITKKQKRDEVVEVVVKQDNEEEINPDQEDVITKKQKKNEVVEVVVNQENEEEINPDYSEHDNKLEAENESGTGFIALEPVDDGSTDADSPRSFGEDNPEDLESPEYTEEEIEEKVSKTPQERHETPVTLNGKYAESKTIFVRNLSYSVERTDMEDIFKDCGEVVDVRFSLDPEGRFRGFGHVEFGTAEAARKALKLDNTELLNRHIKVGIAVEKSDYPPYKSNSSSSFHKGGNLQSHTVKGFDASLVENKPKSPATPNETNSASKTIYVRNLSYSVERADMENLFKDCGEIVDVRLHTDREGNFKGYGHVQFATAEAAQKAVALNKKVFFNRLMFVGLALERGKYSPNRSWSWSSSFLKDEKIQSQTVPVKCFDTSLAEDKLTCAKEEVKDIEMFDAASAESKVPETPSTGKEKNDGSKTICVRNLSFDVERAEIENIFKDCGEVVDVRLHVDVEFATAEAAEKALELDNTRLMNRPIKVGKASEEGECFPNRGSSISFQKAESFQSLTVFVIGFDTSVAEEKIKASLYKHFCSCGEITRISLPKFPDSGTVKGFAHLDFKDTDGYNKALKLDQTAIGNYWLSVEKAKPRIRRDNYGIGGGRGGYHVGGRDGGDHGERAGWGRSHGAGRHWTANTEHW, encoded by the exons ATGGCCAATGAATCTGAATCCGAA GTCTGTGATAATGCAATTCCACCACcaaaaattt gCAAAAGGGAGTGTGAGGATGAAGATCAAGAGGATGTGATTACTAAGAAGCAGAAGAGAGACGAGGTTGTCGAGGTTGTTGTAAAGCAAGAGAATGAGGAAGAAATTAATCCAGATCAAGAGGATGTGATTACAAAGAAGCAGAAGAGAGACGAGGTTGTCGAGGTTGTTGTAAAGCAAGAGAATGAGGAAGAAATTAATCCAGATCAAGAGGATGTGATTACTAAGAAGCAGAAGAGAGACGAGGTTGTCGAGGTTGTTGTAAAGCAAGAGAATGAGGAAGAAATCAATCCAGATCAAGAGGATGTGATTACTAAGAAGCAGAAGAGAGACGAGGTTGTCGAGGTTGTTGTAAACCAAGAGAATGAGGAAGAAATTAATCCAGATCAAGAGGATGTGATTACTAAGAAGCAGAAGAGAGATGAGGTTGTCGAGGTTGTTGCAAAGCAAGAGAATGAGGAAGAAATTAATCCAGATCAAGAGGATGTGATTACTAAGAAGCAGAAGAGAGACGAGGTTGTTACAAAGCAAGAGAATGAGGAAGAAATTAATCCAGATCAAGAGGACGTGATTACTAAGAAGCAGAAGAGAGACGAGGTTGTCGAGGTTGTTGTAAAGCAAGATAATGAGGAAGAAATTAATCCAGATCAAGAGGATGTGATTACAAAGAAGCAGAAGAAAAACGAGGTTGTCGAGGTTGTTGTAAACCAAGAGAATGAGGAAGAAATTAATCCAGATTATTCTGAACATGATAAT AAACTTGAAGCTGAAAATGAATCTGGTACTGGTTTCATTGCTTTGGAACCGGTGGATGATGGTAGCACAGATGCTGACTCTCCCAGAAGCTTTGGTGAGGATAAT CCTGAAGATTTAGAGAGTCCAGAGTACACCGAGGAAGAAATAGAGGAAAAAGTTTCCAAAACACCTCAGGAAAGG CATGAAACCCCAGTCACGCTAAACGGAAAATATGCTGAATCGAAGACAATATTTGTTAGAAACCTGTCATATAGTGTGGAACGGACTGATAT GGAAGATATTTTCAAAGATTGTGGTGAAGTTGTTGATGTTCGATTCAGCCTAGATCCCGAAGGGAGGTTTAGAGGCTTTGGACATGTTGAGTTTGGAACAGCAGAAGCAGCACGAAAA GCCCTTAAATTGGATAATACAGAATTGTTGAATCGCCACATCAAAGTTGGTATAGCTGTAGAAAAGAGTGATTATCCCCCCTATAAAAG CAACTCGAGCAGCTCATTCCATAAGGGTGGAAATCTTCAATCTCACACTGTAAAGGGTTTTGACGCATCCCTTGTAGAAAACAAG CCTAAAAGCCCAGCTACACCAAATGAAACAAACAGTGCATCAAAGACCATATATGTCAGAAACTTGTCATACTCCGTGGAACGAGCTGATAT GGAAAATCTTTTCAAAGATTGTGGAGAAATTGTTGATGTTCGTCTCCATACAGATCGTGAAGGGAATTTTAAAGGCTATGGACATGTTCAGTTTGCCACAGCAGAAGCAGCACAAAAG GCTGTTGCGTTGAATAAGAAAGTATTTTTTAATCGTCTTATGTTTGTTGGTTTAGCTCTGGAAAGGGGTAAATATTCCCCTAATAGAAG CTGGTCGTGGAGCAGCTCATTCCTTAAGGATGAAAAAATTCAGTCTCAAACTGTACCTGTGAAGTGTTTTGATACATCCCTTGCGGAAGACAAA TTGACTTGTGCAAAGGAGGAGGTTAAAGATATAGAGATGTTTGATGCTGCCTCTGCTGAGAGTAAAGTT CCTGAAACCCCATCTACcggaaaagagaaaaatgatgGATCAAAAACAATATGTGTTAGAAATTTGTCATTCGATGTGGAACGGGCTGAAAT TGAAAATATTTTCAAAGATTGCGGAGAAGTTGTTGATGTCCGACTCCATGTGGATGTTGAGTTTGCAACCGCAGAAGCTGCAGAAAAG GCTCTTGAGTTGGATAACACAAGATTAATGAACCGTCCCATCAAAGTTGGTAAAGCTTCAGAAGAGGGTGAATGTTTCCCAAATAGAGG CTCGAGCATCTCATTCCAGAAGGCCGAAAGTTTTCAGTCTCTAACTGTATTTGTGATTGGATTTGATACATCCGTTGCAGAAGAGAAg ATAAAAGCTAGCCTGTATAAGCATTTCTGTTCTTGCGGAGAGATTACAAGGATCTCATTACCAAAATTTCCTGATTCTGGTACTGTTAAGGG GTTTGCTCATTTGGACTTCAAGGATACTGATGGCTATAATAAAGCACTAAAACTTGATCAAACTGCGATTGGAAATTATTGGTTGTCAGTTGAAAAAGCAAAGCCAAGGATAAGACGTGATAATTATGGTATAGGTGGTGGCAGAGGTGGCTATCACGTTGGCGGTAGGGATGGAGGAGACCATGGCGAGAGAGCAGGTTGGGGCAGAAGTCATGGCGCTGGGAGGCACTGGACAGCCAATACCGAGCACTGGTGA
- the LOC123902319 gene encoding nucleolin 2-like isoform X1 yields the protein MANESESEVCDNAIPPPKICKRECEDEDQEDVITKKQKRDEVVEVVVKQENEEEINPDQEDVITKKQKRDEVVEVVVKQENEEEINPDQEDVITKKQKRDEVVEVVVKQENEEEINPDQEDVITKKQKRDEVVEVVVNQENEEEINPDQEDVITKKQKRDEVVEVVAKQENEEEINPDQEDVITKKQKRDEVVTKQENEEEINPDQEDVITKKQKRDEVVEVVVKQDNEEEINPDQEDVITKKQKKNEVVEVVVNQENEEEINPDYSEHDNKLEAENESGTGFIALEPVDDGSTDADSPRSFGEDNPEDLESPEYTEEEIEEKVSKTPQERHETPVTLNGKYAESKTIFVRNLSYSVERTDMEDIFKDCGEVVDVRFSLDPEGRFRGFGHVEFGTAEAARKALKLDNTELLNRHIKVGIAVEKSDYPPYKSNSSSSFHKGGNLQSHTVKGFDASLVENKPKSPATPNETNSASKTIYVRNLSYSVERADMENLFKDCGEIVDVRLHTDREGNFKGYGHVQFATAEAAQKAVALNKKVFFNRLMFVGLALERGKYSPNRSSWSWSSSFLKDEKIQSQTVPVKCFDTSLAEDKLTCAKEEVKDIEMFDAASAESKVPETPSTGKEKNDGSKTICVRNLSFDVERAEIENIFKDCGEVVDVRLHVDVEFATAEAAEKALELDNTRLMNRPIKVGKASEEGECFPNRGSSISFQKAESFQSLTVFVIGFDTSVAEEKIKASLYKHFCSCGEITRISLPKFPDSGTVKGFAHLDFKDTDGYNKALKLDQTAIGNYWLSVEKAKPRIRRDNYGIGGGRGGYHVGGRDGGDHGERAGWGRSHGAGRHWTANTEHW from the exons ATGGCCAATGAATCTGAATCCGAA GTCTGTGATAATGCAATTCCACCACcaaaaattt gCAAAAGGGAGTGTGAGGATGAAGATCAAGAGGATGTGATTACTAAGAAGCAGAAGAGAGACGAGGTTGTCGAGGTTGTTGTAAAGCAAGAGAATGAGGAAGAAATTAATCCAGATCAAGAGGATGTGATTACAAAGAAGCAGAAGAGAGACGAGGTTGTCGAGGTTGTTGTAAAGCAAGAGAATGAGGAAGAAATTAATCCAGATCAAGAGGATGTGATTACTAAGAAGCAGAAGAGAGACGAGGTTGTCGAGGTTGTTGTAAAGCAAGAGAATGAGGAAGAAATCAATCCAGATCAAGAGGATGTGATTACTAAGAAGCAGAAGAGAGACGAGGTTGTCGAGGTTGTTGTAAACCAAGAGAATGAGGAAGAAATTAATCCAGATCAAGAGGATGTGATTACTAAGAAGCAGAAGAGAGATGAGGTTGTCGAGGTTGTTGCAAAGCAAGAGAATGAGGAAGAAATTAATCCAGATCAAGAGGATGTGATTACTAAGAAGCAGAAGAGAGACGAGGTTGTTACAAAGCAAGAGAATGAGGAAGAAATTAATCCAGATCAAGAGGACGTGATTACTAAGAAGCAGAAGAGAGACGAGGTTGTCGAGGTTGTTGTAAAGCAAGATAATGAGGAAGAAATTAATCCAGATCAAGAGGATGTGATTACAAAGAAGCAGAAGAAAAACGAGGTTGTCGAGGTTGTTGTAAACCAAGAGAATGAGGAAGAAATTAATCCAGATTATTCTGAACATGATAAT AAACTTGAAGCTGAAAATGAATCTGGTACTGGTTTCATTGCTTTGGAACCGGTGGATGATGGTAGCACAGATGCTGACTCTCCCAGAAGCTTTGGTGAGGATAAT CCTGAAGATTTAGAGAGTCCAGAGTACACCGAGGAAGAAATAGAGGAAAAAGTTTCCAAAACACCTCAGGAAAGG CATGAAACCCCAGTCACGCTAAACGGAAAATATGCTGAATCGAAGACAATATTTGTTAGAAACCTGTCATATAGTGTGGAACGGACTGATAT GGAAGATATTTTCAAAGATTGTGGTGAAGTTGTTGATGTTCGATTCAGCCTAGATCCCGAAGGGAGGTTTAGAGGCTTTGGACATGTTGAGTTTGGAACAGCAGAAGCAGCACGAAAA GCCCTTAAATTGGATAATACAGAATTGTTGAATCGCCACATCAAAGTTGGTATAGCTGTAGAAAAGAGTGATTATCCCCCCTATAAAAG CAACTCGAGCAGCTCATTCCATAAGGGTGGAAATCTTCAATCTCACACTGTAAAGGGTTTTGACGCATCCCTTGTAGAAAACAAG CCTAAAAGCCCAGCTACACCAAATGAAACAAACAGTGCATCAAAGACCATATATGTCAGAAACTTGTCATACTCCGTGGAACGAGCTGATAT GGAAAATCTTTTCAAAGATTGTGGAGAAATTGTTGATGTTCGTCTCCATACAGATCGTGAAGGGAATTTTAAAGGCTATGGACATGTTCAGTTTGCCACAGCAGAAGCAGCACAAAAG GCTGTTGCGTTGAATAAGAAAGTATTTTTTAATCGTCTTATGTTTGTTGGTTTAGCTCTGGAAAGGGGTAAATATTCCCCTAATAGAAG CAGCTGGTCGTGGAGCAGCTCATTCCTTAAGGATGAAAAAATTCAGTCTCAAACTGTACCTGTGAAGTGTTTTGATACATCCCTTGCGGAAGACAAA TTGACTTGTGCAAAGGAGGAGGTTAAAGATATAGAGATGTTTGATGCTGCCTCTGCTGAGAGTAAAGTT CCTGAAACCCCATCTACcggaaaagagaaaaatgatgGATCAAAAACAATATGTGTTAGAAATTTGTCATTCGATGTGGAACGGGCTGAAAT TGAAAATATTTTCAAAGATTGCGGAGAAGTTGTTGATGTCCGACTCCATGTGGATGTTGAGTTTGCAACCGCAGAAGCTGCAGAAAAG GCTCTTGAGTTGGATAACACAAGATTAATGAACCGTCCCATCAAAGTTGGTAAAGCTTCAGAAGAGGGTGAATGTTTCCCAAATAGAGG CTCGAGCATCTCATTCCAGAAGGCCGAAAGTTTTCAGTCTCTAACTGTATTTGTGATTGGATTTGATACATCCGTTGCAGAAGAGAAg ATAAAAGCTAGCCTGTATAAGCATTTCTGTTCTTGCGGAGAGATTACAAGGATCTCATTACCAAAATTTCCTGATTCTGGTACTGTTAAGGG GTTTGCTCATTTGGACTTCAAGGATACTGATGGCTATAATAAAGCACTAAAACTTGATCAAACTGCGATTGGAAATTATTGGTTGTCAGTTGAAAAAGCAAAGCCAAGGATAAGACGTGATAATTATGGTATAGGTGGTGGCAGAGGTGGCTATCACGTTGGCGGTAGGGATGGAGGAGACCATGGCGAGAGAGCAGGTTGGGGCAGAAGTCATGGCGCTGGGAGGCACTGGACAGCCAATACCGAGCACTGGTGA
- the LOC123902319 gene encoding nucleolin 2-like isoform X2, giving the protein MANESESEVCDNAIPPPKICKRECEDEDQEDVITKKQKRDEVVEVVVKQENEEEINPDQEDVITKKQKRDEVVEVVVKQENEEEINPDQEDVITKKQKRDEVVEVVVKQENEEEINPDQEDVITKKQKRDEVVEVVVNQENEEEINPDQEDVITKKQKRDEVVEVVAKQENEEEINPDQEDVITKKQKRDEVVTKQENEEEINPDQEDVITKKQKRDEVVEVVVKQDNEEEINPDQEDVITKKQKKNEVVEVVVNQENEEEINPDYSEHDNKLEAENESGTGFIALEPVDDGSTDADSPRSFGEDNPEDLESPEYTEEEIEEKVSKTPQERHETPVTLNGKYAESKTIFVRNLSYSVERTDMEDIFKDCGEVVDVRFSLDPEGRFRGFGHVEFGTAEAARKALKLDNTELLNRHIKVGIAVEKSDYPPYKSNSSSSFHKGGNLQSHTVKGFDASLVENKPKSPATPNETNSASKTIYVRNLSYSVERADMENLFKDCGEIVDVRLHTDREGNFKGYGHVQFATAEAAQKAVALNKKVFFNRLMFVGLALERGKYSPNRSSWSWSSSFLKDEKIQSQTVPVKCFDTSLAEDKLTCAKEEVKDIEMFDAASAESKPETPSTGKEKNDGSKTICVRNLSFDVERAEIENIFKDCGEVVDVRLHVDVEFATAEAAEKALELDNTRLMNRPIKVGKASEEGECFPNRGSSISFQKAESFQSLTVFVIGFDTSVAEEKIKASLYKHFCSCGEITRISLPKFPDSGTVKGFAHLDFKDTDGYNKALKLDQTAIGNYWLSVEKAKPRIRRDNYGIGGGRGGYHVGGRDGGDHGERAGWGRSHGAGRHWTANTEHW; this is encoded by the exons ATGGCCAATGAATCTGAATCCGAA GTCTGTGATAATGCAATTCCACCACcaaaaattt gCAAAAGGGAGTGTGAGGATGAAGATCAAGAGGATGTGATTACTAAGAAGCAGAAGAGAGACGAGGTTGTCGAGGTTGTTGTAAAGCAAGAGAATGAGGAAGAAATTAATCCAGATCAAGAGGATGTGATTACAAAGAAGCAGAAGAGAGACGAGGTTGTCGAGGTTGTTGTAAAGCAAGAGAATGAGGAAGAAATTAATCCAGATCAAGAGGATGTGATTACTAAGAAGCAGAAGAGAGACGAGGTTGTCGAGGTTGTTGTAAAGCAAGAGAATGAGGAAGAAATCAATCCAGATCAAGAGGATGTGATTACTAAGAAGCAGAAGAGAGACGAGGTTGTCGAGGTTGTTGTAAACCAAGAGAATGAGGAAGAAATTAATCCAGATCAAGAGGATGTGATTACTAAGAAGCAGAAGAGAGATGAGGTTGTCGAGGTTGTTGCAAAGCAAGAGAATGAGGAAGAAATTAATCCAGATCAAGAGGATGTGATTACTAAGAAGCAGAAGAGAGACGAGGTTGTTACAAAGCAAGAGAATGAGGAAGAAATTAATCCAGATCAAGAGGACGTGATTACTAAGAAGCAGAAGAGAGACGAGGTTGTCGAGGTTGTTGTAAAGCAAGATAATGAGGAAGAAATTAATCCAGATCAAGAGGATGTGATTACAAAGAAGCAGAAGAAAAACGAGGTTGTCGAGGTTGTTGTAAACCAAGAGAATGAGGAAGAAATTAATCCAGATTATTCTGAACATGATAAT AAACTTGAAGCTGAAAATGAATCTGGTACTGGTTTCATTGCTTTGGAACCGGTGGATGATGGTAGCACAGATGCTGACTCTCCCAGAAGCTTTGGTGAGGATAAT CCTGAAGATTTAGAGAGTCCAGAGTACACCGAGGAAGAAATAGAGGAAAAAGTTTCCAAAACACCTCAGGAAAGG CATGAAACCCCAGTCACGCTAAACGGAAAATATGCTGAATCGAAGACAATATTTGTTAGAAACCTGTCATATAGTGTGGAACGGACTGATAT GGAAGATATTTTCAAAGATTGTGGTGAAGTTGTTGATGTTCGATTCAGCCTAGATCCCGAAGGGAGGTTTAGAGGCTTTGGACATGTTGAGTTTGGAACAGCAGAAGCAGCACGAAAA GCCCTTAAATTGGATAATACAGAATTGTTGAATCGCCACATCAAAGTTGGTATAGCTGTAGAAAAGAGTGATTATCCCCCCTATAAAAG CAACTCGAGCAGCTCATTCCATAAGGGTGGAAATCTTCAATCTCACACTGTAAAGGGTTTTGACGCATCCCTTGTAGAAAACAAG CCTAAAAGCCCAGCTACACCAAATGAAACAAACAGTGCATCAAAGACCATATATGTCAGAAACTTGTCATACTCCGTGGAACGAGCTGATAT GGAAAATCTTTTCAAAGATTGTGGAGAAATTGTTGATGTTCGTCTCCATACAGATCGTGAAGGGAATTTTAAAGGCTATGGACATGTTCAGTTTGCCACAGCAGAAGCAGCACAAAAG GCTGTTGCGTTGAATAAGAAAGTATTTTTTAATCGTCTTATGTTTGTTGGTTTAGCTCTGGAAAGGGGTAAATATTCCCCTAATAGAAG CAGCTGGTCGTGGAGCAGCTCATTCCTTAAGGATGAAAAAATTCAGTCTCAAACTGTACCTGTGAAGTGTTTTGATACATCCCTTGCGGAAGACAAA TTGACTTGTGCAAAGGAGGAGGTTAAAGATATAGAGATGTTTGATGCTGCCTCTGCTGAGAGTAAA CCTGAAACCCCATCTACcggaaaagagaaaaatgatgGATCAAAAACAATATGTGTTAGAAATTTGTCATTCGATGTGGAACGGGCTGAAAT TGAAAATATTTTCAAAGATTGCGGAGAAGTTGTTGATGTCCGACTCCATGTGGATGTTGAGTTTGCAACCGCAGAAGCTGCAGAAAAG GCTCTTGAGTTGGATAACACAAGATTAATGAACCGTCCCATCAAAGTTGGTAAAGCTTCAGAAGAGGGTGAATGTTTCCCAAATAGAGG CTCGAGCATCTCATTCCAGAAGGCCGAAAGTTTTCAGTCTCTAACTGTATTTGTGATTGGATTTGATACATCCGTTGCAGAAGAGAAg ATAAAAGCTAGCCTGTATAAGCATTTCTGTTCTTGCGGAGAGATTACAAGGATCTCATTACCAAAATTTCCTGATTCTGGTACTGTTAAGGG GTTTGCTCATTTGGACTTCAAGGATACTGATGGCTATAATAAAGCACTAAAACTTGATCAAACTGCGATTGGAAATTATTGGTTGTCAGTTGAAAAAGCAAAGCCAAGGATAAGACGTGATAATTATGGTATAGGTGGTGGCAGAGGTGGCTATCACGTTGGCGGTAGGGATGGAGGAGACCATGGCGAGAGAGCAGGTTGGGGCAGAAGTCATGGCGCTGGGAGGCACTGGACAGCCAATACCGAGCACTGGTGA
- the LOC123902319 gene encoding nucleolin 2-like isoform X7 has translation MANESESEVCDNAIPPPKICKRECEDEDQEDVITKKQKRDEVVEVVVKQENEEEINPDQEDVITKKQKRDEVVEVVVKQENEEEINPDQEDVITKKQKRDEVVEVVVKQENEEEINPDQEDVITKKQKRDEVVEVVVNQENEEEINPDQEDVITKKQKRDEVVEVVAKQENEEEINPDQEDVITKKQKRDEVVEVVVNQENEEEINPDYSEHDNKLEAENESGTGFIALEPVDDGSTDADSPRSFGEDNPEDLESPEYTEEEIEEKVSKTPQERHETPVTLNGKYAESKTIFVRNLSYSVERTDMEDIFKDCGEVVDVRFSLDPEGRFRGFGHVEFGTAEAARKALKLDNTELLNRHIKVGIAVEKSDYPPYKSNSSSSFHKGGNLQSHTVKGFDASLVENKPKSPATPNETNSASKTIYVRNLSYSVERADMENLFKDCGEIVDVRLHTDREGNFKGYGHVQFATAEAAQKAVALNKKVFFNRLMFVGLALERGKYSPNRSSWSWSSSFLKDEKIQSQTVPVKCFDTSLAEDKLTCAKEEVKDIEMFDAASAESKVPETPSTGKEKNDGSKTICVRNLSFDVERAEIENIFKDCGEVVDVRLHVDVEFATAEAAEKALELDNTRLMNRPIKVGKASEEGECFPNRGSSISFQKAESFQSLTVFVIGFDTSVAEEKIKASLYKHFCSCGEITRISLPKFPDSGTVKGFAHLDFKDTDGYNKALKLDQTAIGNYWLSVEKAKPRIRRDNYGIGGGRGGYHVGGRDGGDHGERAGWGRSHGAGRHWTANTEHW, from the exons ATGGCCAATGAATCTGAATCCGAA GTCTGTGATAATGCAATTCCACCACcaaaaattt gCAAAAGGGAGTGTGAGGATGAAGATCAAGAGGATGTGATTACTAAGAAGCAGAAGAGAGACGAGGTTGTCGAGGTTGTTGTAAAGCAAGAGAATGAGGAAGAAATTAATCCAGATCAAGAGGATGTGATTACAAAGAAGCAGAAGAGAGACGAGGTTGTCGAGGTTGTTGTAAAGCAAGAGAATGAGGAAGAAATTAATCCAGATCAAGAGGATGTGATTACTAAGAAGCAGAAGAGAGACGAGGTTGTCGAGGTTGTTGTAAAGCAAGAGAATGAGGAAGAAATCAATCCAGATCAAGAGGATGTGATTACTAAGAAGCAGAAGAGAGACGAGGTTGTCGAGGTTGTTGTAAACCAAGAGAATGAGGAAGAAATTAATCCAGATCAAGAGGATGTGATTACTAAGAAGCAGAAGAGAGATGAGGTTGTCGAGGTTGTTGCAAAGCAAGAGAATGAGGAAGAAATTAATCCAGATCAAGAGGATGTGATTACTAAGAAGCAGAAGAGAGACGAG GTTGTCGAGGTTGTTGTAAACCAAGAGAATGAGGAAGAAATTAATCCAGATTATTCTGAACATGATAAT AAACTTGAAGCTGAAAATGAATCTGGTACTGGTTTCATTGCTTTGGAACCGGTGGATGATGGTAGCACAGATGCTGACTCTCCCAGAAGCTTTGGTGAGGATAAT CCTGAAGATTTAGAGAGTCCAGAGTACACCGAGGAAGAAATAGAGGAAAAAGTTTCCAAAACACCTCAGGAAAGG CATGAAACCCCAGTCACGCTAAACGGAAAATATGCTGAATCGAAGACAATATTTGTTAGAAACCTGTCATATAGTGTGGAACGGACTGATAT GGAAGATATTTTCAAAGATTGTGGTGAAGTTGTTGATGTTCGATTCAGCCTAGATCCCGAAGGGAGGTTTAGAGGCTTTGGACATGTTGAGTTTGGAACAGCAGAAGCAGCACGAAAA GCCCTTAAATTGGATAATACAGAATTGTTGAATCGCCACATCAAAGTTGGTATAGCTGTAGAAAAGAGTGATTATCCCCCCTATAAAAG CAACTCGAGCAGCTCATTCCATAAGGGTGGAAATCTTCAATCTCACACTGTAAAGGGTTTTGACGCATCCCTTGTAGAAAACAAG CCTAAAAGCCCAGCTACACCAAATGAAACAAACAGTGCATCAAAGACCATATATGTCAGAAACTTGTCATACTCCGTGGAACGAGCTGATAT GGAAAATCTTTTCAAAGATTGTGGAGAAATTGTTGATGTTCGTCTCCATACAGATCGTGAAGGGAATTTTAAAGGCTATGGACATGTTCAGTTTGCCACAGCAGAAGCAGCACAAAAG GCTGTTGCGTTGAATAAGAAAGTATTTTTTAATCGTCTTATGTTTGTTGGTTTAGCTCTGGAAAGGGGTAAATATTCCCCTAATAGAAG CAGCTGGTCGTGGAGCAGCTCATTCCTTAAGGATGAAAAAATTCAGTCTCAAACTGTACCTGTGAAGTGTTTTGATACATCCCTTGCGGAAGACAAA TTGACTTGTGCAAAGGAGGAGGTTAAAGATATAGAGATGTTTGATGCTGCCTCTGCTGAGAGTAAAGTT CCTGAAACCCCATCTACcggaaaagagaaaaatgatgGATCAAAAACAATATGTGTTAGAAATTTGTCATTCGATGTGGAACGGGCTGAAAT TGAAAATATTTTCAAAGATTGCGGAGAAGTTGTTGATGTCCGACTCCATGTGGATGTTGAGTTTGCAACCGCAGAAGCTGCAGAAAAG GCTCTTGAGTTGGATAACACAAGATTAATGAACCGTCCCATCAAAGTTGGTAAAGCTTCAGAAGAGGGTGAATGTTTCCCAAATAGAGG CTCGAGCATCTCATTCCAGAAGGCCGAAAGTTTTCAGTCTCTAACTGTATTTGTGATTGGATTTGATACATCCGTTGCAGAAGAGAAg ATAAAAGCTAGCCTGTATAAGCATTTCTGTTCTTGCGGAGAGATTACAAGGATCTCATTACCAAAATTTCCTGATTCTGGTACTGTTAAGGG GTTTGCTCATTTGGACTTCAAGGATACTGATGGCTATAATAAAGCACTAAAACTTGATCAAACTGCGATTGGAAATTATTGGTTGTCAGTTGAAAAAGCAAAGCCAAGGATAAGACGTGATAATTATGGTATAGGTGGTGGCAGAGGTGGCTATCACGTTGGCGGTAGGGATGGAGGAGACCATGGCGAGAGAGCAGGTTGGGGCAGAAGTCATGGCGCTGGGAGGCACTGGACAGCCAATACCGAGCACTGGTGA